From one Perca flavescens isolate YP-PL-M2 chromosome 19, PFLA_1.0, whole genome shotgun sequence genomic stretch:
- the LOC114545324 gene encoding uncharacterized protein LOC114545324, with product MMPLCIFLVLLSKICEVSAVNKTSGITQDSGVITAKVGENVTLKCFCRDNAVTFLSWYQQSLEGKPLIISSRMKQSTEASIFPAYKERFEVLAHEEGTNHLIIQNLRESDSATYYCGILEFNAIEFGHGAFLHVKTPQPNIQAVVHQPALEPLRLGDSVNLSCTVKAGACARNQSLYWFRHGVAQSAVMYHSAGQCEQLSSEESNVNCTSNLALKSVSSTDAGMYYCALASCGDIVFGNGTRVEIKGFPLLLVYSLILALAVSIIVLLVLAFITYKLIKKSCSVCKGSVTHPACPAASDAMNQDADVLHYAALGLKTTRDRHRREDNNADSVCVYSRIKSRKE from the exons ATGATGCCACTTTGCATTTTTCTTGTGCTTCTCAGTAAAATCT GTGAGGTGTCAGCTGTTAACAAGACCTCAGGAATAACTCAGGACAGTGGAGTCATAACAGCTAAAGTTGGGGAAAATGTGACATTAAAATGCTTTTGTCGGGATAATGCTGTAACTTTCCTCTCTTGGTACCAGCAAAGCTTGGAAGGCAAACCTCTTATCATATCATCTCGGATGAAGCAAAGCACAGAAGCTTCCATCTTCCCTGCGTATAAAGAAAGGTTTGAGGTCTTAGCACATGAAGAAGGCACCAACCATCTCATAATTCAAAATCTTCGCGAGTCGGATTCGGCAACATATTACTGTGGGATTTTAGAATTCAACGCAATTGAATTCGGACATGGAGCTTTCCTTCATGTCAAAACACCACAGCCCAACATCCAAGCTGTGGTCCATCAGCCAGCGTTGGAGCCACTCCGCTTGGGAGACTCTGTGAATTTGAGCTGTACGGTGAAAGCTGGAGCATGTGCAAGAAATCAGAGCCTCTACTGGTTCAGACATGGTGTGGCTCAGTCTGCAGTCATGTATCACAGTGCGGGACAGTGTGAACAGCTCTCCAGTGAAGAGTCTAATGTGAACTGCACTTCAAACCTTGCTTTAAAGTCTGTGAGCTCCACCGATGCCGGGATGTACTACTGTGCTCTGGCCTCCTGCGGGGACATTGTGTTTGGAAATGGAACGAGAGTGGAGATTAAAG GATTCCCCCTTCTCTTGGTTTATAGCCTGATCTTGGCATTGGCAGTGTCCATTATCGTGCTCCTTGTCTTGGCTTTCATCACGTACAAGTTGATAAAGAAGTCATGCTCTGTCTGCAAAG GATCTGTCACTCATCCGGCATGTCCCGCAGCTTCTGACGCCATG AACCAAGATGCAGACGTTCTCCATTACGCTGCTCTGGGCCTGAAAACAACCAGAGATCGACACCGCCGAGAGGACAACAACGCGGACAGCGTTTGTGTATACTCAAGAATAAAGAGCAGGAAAGAGTAA
- the LOC114545328 gene encoding uncharacterized protein LOC114545328, with amino-acid sequence MTPPMFALYVSCLLLGRMAATTALKVSSLRFASLSVGEDLTLECFYKEDSVAVMFYWYKQTMGQTPQLVSKFYKHDKNASLNDEFKNDPRFEVITTTGRNHLKISHVRISDSATYYCVSGYSYVYEFTEGTIIHVKGSGLKIPAWVNQSSSESIQPGGSVTLDCTVHTGTCDGEHSVYWFKNSEESQPGLIYTHGGRNDQCKRKPNTHTCVYKLPMKSLTLSHAGTYYCAVVSCGHILFGNGTKLEFKYDEESIVLVYILSGALAFTTILVVSLVYTLYKTNSCQCTDSQARSSAASDPNAEGCQDEDNLHYVAFRENKANRSTRQQTDDTWSECVYSSVRQ; translated from the exons ATGACGCCTCCGATGTTTGCTTTGTATGTGTCATGTCTGCTCTTGGGGAGAATGG CGGCTACGACAGCTCTTAAAGTATCATCTTTACGTTTCGCATCACTTAGCGTCGGTGAAGACCTGACATTGGAATGCTTCTACAAAGAGGATAGCGTGGCGGTGATGTTTTACTGGTACAAACAAACTATGGGACAGACACCACAGCTGGTGTCTAAATTCTATAAGCATGACAAAAATGCATCTTTGAATGATGAATTTAAAAACGATCCACGCTTTGAAGTGATAACTACCACTGGTAGAAATCACTTGAAGATCTCACATGTGCGGATTTCAGACTCAGCTACTTATTACTGCGTAAGTGGCTATTCATATGTGTATGAATTCACCGAGGGCACTATAATCCACGTAAAAGGTTCAGGTTTGAAGATCCCAGCTTGGGTCAATCAGTCATCATCTGAGAGCATCCAGCCAGGAGGCTCTGTGACTCTGGACTGTACAGTACACACTGGGACCTGTGATGGAGAACACAGTGTTTACTGGTTCAAGAACTCTGAAGAATCTCAGCCAGGACTCATTTACACCCATGGAGGAAGGAATGATCAGTGTAAGAGgaaacccaacacacacacctgtgtctACAAGCTGCCGATGAAGAGTCTGACTCTTTCTCATGCTGGGACCTACTACTGTGCTGTTGTCTCATGTGGACACATTCTGTTTGGAAATGGGACCAAGCTGGAGTTTAAAT ATGATGAAGAATCTATTGTGTTGGTGTATATCTTGAGTGGAGCTTTGGCATTCACCACCATCCTGGTTGTTTCCTTGGTTTACACACTGTACAAGACAAACAGCTGCCAATGCACAG ATTCTCAAGCTAGATCCTCCGCTGCCTCGGATCCCAATGCAGAG GGTTGCCAAGATGAAGACAACCTCCATTATGTTGCTTTCAGGGAGAACAAGGCCAACAGATCAACGAGGCAGCAGACAGACGACACCTGGAGTGAATGTGTGTACTCCAGTGTAAGGCAGTAG